Genomic DNA from Pongo pygmaeus isolate AG05252 chromosome 16, NHGRI_mPonPyg2-v2.0_pri, whole genome shotgun sequence:
CTCTAGAAGGGGCACACCAAGGTTTAGAGAGGGAAAGAGCCTGCTGGCCCAGAGACACACAGGGATTGCAGCCCCGACTCACCATTGGCCACGATGCTGGATTTCTGGAGGATGGGATCTGTTACGTTTTGGGCCAAGTGATTAGCCAGGCCTTGGAGGTGGGTGGTGATGGGAGTCTGGAACTTGTATTCGATATAAACACCCACCCACTGGTCCGCATTGCTAGAGAAGCACAAGGGGAGAGTGCAGGGGTCACAAGCTCTTTGCCAGCATGTTTCTAGAAGCAGGTAGAGTCCCCAAAAATGCACACCCTCTGGCGTGGGGGCTCCCTACCTCCTAGGCAGAGCTAGCTTACACAGCCAAGCTACAGCTACCTGGGGCAAAGTCCTTTCCCAGCTAGCCCCAAACCTACACCCCCACATCCTGGTTCTGGGTCACAGAGCTGCCTCCTTCTGCCCCAGGGCAGCCCCCAAGAGAGCAGCAGGGCAGGCTGGGTGGACGGGAGGGGGACTCGACCCACCTGAAGAGGAGCAGGGGCCTCTCCTGGGGACTCGCCTTGTAGAATCCTGACACCACCGGTGTGACCTGTGGGAAACCCTGGAGGTCGGGGCGGGCCTGGGAGCTGTCTCTCCTGAGACCCAGTGTGGGATGGGCACCAGGTGAGGCGGGAGACAGGACCTGGGAGGGAGCACACCCTTAAACACGGTGCCCTGGGTAGGAGTGTCTGCTTACAGATCCTGGCTGTGTTCCCATTCGGACAGAGTCACCTCCTCCTTCAGAGAACCCTCTCCCCCAGGATGTGGTGCCCTCTATGACTGCCTTCCCCCGTAGTGCCACGGCTGGGTGCTGCCTCCATGCTGGGAGGCCTGCTTTCAAGGGAGGCATAGTGAGCGTCCTCACTATGCCACCTCACCTGTTGAAGGATCTGCCTTTCCAGCAGGACAAAGGAAACAGAACCCGGTATGAGGAGCTGCGGCAGGAAGGGCCTCATGGCTGTGAAGCGGATGCTGATGGTCTCCCGGGCCAAGGTGATCAGGTCGGCCCCTGTAGAGCCATGGGTGGGAGTTCCAGAGGCACCAGGACCCTCCTCGCCCACCACACCACCAGGTGCTTTGGGGTCAGGGCAGGAGTTGGATCCCTCTAGGAAGTCCACCCAGTGCTCCCCCTGGGCAGGTGAAAAGGCACTGCGGTAGGGGCGGCTGGGGATGGGACTCACCATCAGAGGTGAGGCTGTTCTCAGACAATGAGAGGTTTCCCAGCATGTGCCCTGAGGTCTTCACTTTGCGATACAAAGCCCAGAGGACTTCAGAGGGAGAGGGGCCTGGGGCACGGCCCCCAAATACAAGGGAGGCGTTCACTGCTACAGAGCTAGGCCTGTGGGGGCAGAGCCACATCCTCAGCCAGGGCCAGTGGGGGCATGAGGGGTCCTGTGCACCCGGTGGGGGCCTGGCTGGTGCACGAGTTGGCATCCCAAGGGAGGGAAGTCCACAGGGGAAGTCATGGGCCACACAGAGAAGAGCCTCCCTGTGTAACTCAAGGCAAGTCACCTCacccctctgggcctcagctgccaCCTCAGTAAAAGGGAGATAATGATCCCTTTCCCAGAGGATTGCTGTGAGGCCTGAATGACTCAGCCACCAGCATCCACAGCAGGCACTCAGTGAAACTGAGTTCCCTTGGACACCCCAACAAGCCAGCTGTCATGGGAATACCATGAATCCCACCCAGGGAGCACCCAGGGCAGGGTTACTCAGCCAGGCTGCAGCTGGCTGTGAGCTCTCAGGGTGATAATCTGGGTCACACTGAGAAAAACATTTTTGGCTGCATCACAAGGAGCAGGGGCTCTGGAGAGAGGGAGGTGACAGGCCTGGAGAATCTCTGAAAGCCAGTGGGAGACGGACCAATTGCCCATGGCCTGAGGAGGTAGCCTGGCCTCAGTAAGGCACTGAAGGAGCTTTTGGAGAGAGACTAGGAAACAAATAAGAATCCAGAATAACTTTTGTCCTTCCCCTGAGCACTTGTGTGCTGTGCATcttgggagtggggagagaaaaCTTCTCTTCAGGCCCAGGGCAGGGAAGTCATAGAAGGCTTCCATTTATTAAAAGGGAAAACTGTCTGAGCAGCTCAGGAGCACGGCCTGGAGAGAGAGTGAGCTTCCTGTCACTGGGAGCATTCGAGCCTTTAAATTACTTACAGGATTCGAAGCCCACACTGAGCTCACAACTCAAGTGGGGCTGCAGCGATTTGGACCTTCACAGCCTTTCTCATGGCATGGCAGGGCTGCTCTCCGCTGGCAAATGTGGTCTCGGGTCTCCCTCAACATCCTCTTCCCCCAGATCCTTAGAGTGGAGGGCCCTGCCCAAGGGATTTGCATCGGTTTGCATGTCATTTACACGCCTGCTGCCGTTGCTGCCCCTGCCTTCCCCGCTGCACTCAGACAACGCCTGACGTTCCTGCTCAAATCCTGCAGCTGGAATCAGGGCTCAGGGCAGGCCAAAGGGcatctgaggtcacacagcataGCCAGTGGCAGAATCAGACGTGGGCCTCCTCCCTGCCTGTCCAGGGCTCTTCCTGCCTCTGTCCCCAGGTGCTCCTGAACAGGGGGTGGGACGGGCAGGGCTAGGCATCTGGGACAGTGCCCTTGTGGCTGAGAAGGGTCAGAGCAGCTGGTGGGTGATGGGTGGGCCCTGAGAGTCATGTGCACTCACCTGAAGACCAGGACACCGATGCCCTGGAAGCCAGGGAAGGCCTCATGGTAGAGGGGCTGGAGCTGAGGATGGGCAGAAGCATGGAAGGCCGGCATGTGCCACCCCCTACCTTCCCTCCTGCCATAACCCACCCCCTCTCTGACCCTACCACCTACCCTCGTCCACCCTCCATCATCTTGGCATGGTCCCTGCAATGATCCCTCACGGACCACCTCGGAGTCCCAGGCCCTGCCCAAGCTGTTCCTCACACAGTGGCCAGAGATAACCTGCCAGTCATCCTCTGCTGAAAGCCTCAAGGTCTGTCTgggcgtcgtggctcacgcctgtaatcccaacactttgggaggctgaggcgggaggattgcttgagcccaggagttcaagaccagcctgggcaacatgacgaaatcccttctctaccaaaaataccaaaattagccaggcatggtagtgtgtacctgtagtcccagctacttgggaagctgaggtgggaggatggtttgagcccaggaggcagaggctgcagcaaaCACCCAGCCTTCCTAGGTTTTTTCCTCTCTGCCATTTTCTTGAAAATCGCTCTCCAGTGCAGTCATTCTCAGCTCTGCACTGGACAGCTGCCGTGTTGGCCTGCCATCCAGACCTCTTTCACCTGGACGACTACCCTACTCCTAACAGgcctctccttttccctctcccaCCCCTGTTCCAAATGCTTCTCCTTACAGCCCCTCTCCCCGGTATCCCTCGGCCTCTGCTGCCTCCAACCACCTCTTCACCTCAGGGTCATCACAGGTGCTGTTCTCTGCCTAGAAAGCCCCTCTGTGTTTCATCTGGCCACCTTCTGTGTCCCAGTTAAAATTCCCAGTTCTCAGAAAAGTGTTGTCTGGGCAGCCCCCTCTCCCCAGCAGCCCCCTCTCGCTGCCTCTCCTGTCTGCACTTCCCCTTTCCACAGCTTATCACAACTACGATGACATCTGGATTCATTTGATCACTCCTTGTAGGGCTGTCTTCTCCTCCAGACTGcaggctccctgagggcaggggccaTGCTTGCTTTGCTTACTGTGGTGTTCCCAGCACTTAGCACCATACCTggtacagtaggtgctcagttagTGGTAGGAAGAAATGAGCTAGTTGAATAAATGAAGGGATGAACCAAGAAATTAATGGACAGAGACTCAGAGATCCCCCTGGATGCCAGGCAAGAAATGGCACTTGCTGGCTAGGGCACCCATGGTTCCAGAACCAATGCGGAGGCGGATTTGGTTTTGGCTGCAGGAACTCTGCCTCACTTTGCCTTACTGGCCACCTGCGTGATTGAGGAGGGGCCCTCACCTGGTGGCGGATGATCTTACGCAGCAGCTGGTGCTTCCAGGAGGCAGGGTTCAAGAGTGCAGCCGAGAAGGCTTCATTGGTGATTGTGAAGGTCACGGAGCGGGTCATGTGACTGGGTCCTGGGGTAGAGGAGACTGAGTCCTGGAATAAGAAGGTCTGGCTGCAATGAGGCAGGGTGGAAGACTGGATGGGGTCAGCACCCCCAGGGACCCTTggggagctggggctgggtggggcAGAGGGAAGGCTGGAGGAACATCTGAGAGGGAAGGTGGCTGTGGTGGCTGGGCTGGCAGGGAcccctggcccaggctggactgtccCCTGAAGAGTGGCTGGCTCTGCAACCATCAAGGGTGGTAGGGTGGGTGGGAGGCTGGAGGTATCAGTGGGAGAATCTGTGCTTGCGCGTGGGAACAGACACAGAAGGGTCTGCAGAGGTTCTGGCTCTAGTACTTACAGGGGAAACTGGGGCCAGGATTGGGGATAGTGATGCAGTTGGTGACTGAAATGGCCATTGTGGTGGGGAAAGTGACAGTGACAGCGGCAAAGATGGAACAATGGGTAGTGGGGACGAGGACGGCGCCAACACAGGTGAGAGGCGTGGGGAGAAGGACAATGATGGTTGTGAAGGTGGTGCTGCTGAGGGCGATGGCAATGTCAAAGGAACACTGGGCCCCGGGCCCCGGTTGGAAGCCACAGCCTCTCTGGGTGACCCTGAATCCCCTATGAGGACTGGGGAGGTCATGGCCAACCCTGACCACCCTGGACCTACAGGGGTAAGAGGCTCTGTGACAGCCAACGTGTTAACGATCGACGCAAGCACAAATGGGCTGGGGGGTTCTGAGGACACAGCCTTCCCCGTGGTCCCTGGAGGCAATGTCAGTGATGAGGAGGCTTCTGGGCCAAAGCTGCTAGCCCCTGACGCAGACAGCATCCAGGCATGGGGACTGAAGGTGTGCCTGCTCGGGAGCCAGGGCATCCGCGCTGGGGATCCCGATATGGGTGCAGAGGTGGTGGGGGCAGAGGATGTTCCATCTGGCTGCTGGGTGGGTCTGGGGGTGCCAGAGGTCCTCAGGGTTGCAGGGGCAGGAGCATGAATTGTCACAGACAACCCAGGGGCCCCACTGGACTTTTGCCCAGACTCGAGATGCCTTGGGCCAAGAgaaggtggtggtggtaatgtGGCAGCAATCTCTGGAGATCCAGGGACCAACGTCTCCTCTGCAGGTCCAGCCACAGGTCCAGCCACAAGTCCAGCCACAGAGGACACTGGCTGGGATTCAGGGGTTCTGTGGGCTATAGGCCAGGCCAGTGCTGATGGGGCTGGTCCAGGTGGGGCCCTGCCTGGGAACTCAGCAGTTCCTGAAGGGACAGGCTGGTCCGAGGAGGAATCCAAAGACAAGGCAAGAGGAGCTTCCTGGTCCCCAGATACCTCAGGAGAGAGGGCTTCTGCCCTTGTGCTAGGAgcctcccctttcctctccactgAGAGAGAGACTACATCAACAATGGCTGGCAGGATGTTCAGTGACAGGAGTGTCTTTTTGCTGTTGCCTTGCAAAGCAGACGTGCCAGGGACTGAGGGAGGCCAACCGGGGTCTTTGTGAGTAGAAGGAAGGTTCAGGGCGGAAGCTGAGACCATCCAGAGAGCTGCAAACAGGAGAGGCCTGTTCTGCCTGCCACccggggggctgggggtgggactGCCCACAGCCTGTCAGACACCACACCCTCCCTGCCACCTCCCTCGTTTGGGAAGGGGCCTGCGGAGATCCAAACCCTGGCCCAGCTCCGGCCCCAAACCACTGAGCTACCCCAGGAAAACGTGCTGATCCTAACCCACCAGAGCTGAGGGAAGCAGGAGGGGACCCTGACACTCCTCAAGGACCCCTCCCTGTGCCTCCCACCTCAACACCACCCATCGCAGGGTCCCTCCCCAAGGGCCTCAAGAGCTCCCCAGGGCGATGCTGTCTCCAGGCTGGGGGCCCTGGACTGTTCTGTTTGAATGACCTGTGAGGTACAGGCCAGCCTGAGGGTGCCGGGAAGTGCTGCGCAATCCTCATCATAAGACAAGGCTGTTGCCTTATCACATCCTCAGAACATAGGAGGCTGACAGCTGGACCTAAAAGTATTCTGTGGGGAGGGCGGTGGGCAGCTCTGAAAGCCTTGGGGGCTAATTCCACACCTACCTGCAAGTGTACACTGAGACCCATGCGGGGTCTGCCCTGTGCCAGGCTCCCCAAAGCTGGTCACCCCGAGTGCCCTCTGGGAGCCCCAAGCCTGGGGGACTGAGGAGTGGACCCTGGCCACGTCTTGGTATCCCCCAGGCTGTTCATGGCCAGACCCACATGAGGACAATGAAGGCCAACCCAGATGCGGAAATTGATTGAGAAGGAGGACCCCTGGCCCAGGCCCAGCCCGCCCCACCCTACTCCCTTACCAGCCAGGAGAATCCCAGCAGCCAGAAGCCACTGCACGCCCATGCTGAAGGCTCTCTAGGCTTCTAAGGCTTCAGAAGCAGGTGGCAAACACGAAGACACTCTCGAATTTCCCTTCAAGAAAGGACTGATGTTGCCCAGCCTTTCCCACATTTCCACCCCTGTGGCTGGGGGTGCAAGCCTGGCTGCCCTAACTCGCCAGGTGGTCTCCAGCAAAGCCCTTGACCTCTGGGGCTGCAGAGTCTTGAATGGGGGCGGCCTGTGCCTGCCCCACAGCCTGGGAGGTTATGGGCCTGAAAACACATCGAGGAGGAGTTCAGAGTCCTATCCAGTCTTCAAATGGAGGTGGTGACCATGCCGGTGATGGGGGTATGTGTGTGGGTTTGGGTGTGATGTGGAATGACTGTGGTGAGTGTAGATGTGAGGACAGTGGCTGCAGGGATGCTGGAGGTGCTGATTGTGGCTGTGGTGGGAGCTCTGTGTCCAGGTGGCATGGAGCTCACTGGGGAGGGGTTGGTCCTTGTCCCATCCCCTGGCCAGCTCCTGTCCCAGTTTGGTCCTGCTCCTATTCCATCAGGCTGCGTGGGGGTTTGGAGAGGGGAAGATCAGAAGAGAACAGTCCCCCTCCCGCAGCACTTTTCCCTTGTGGAATCCTGATCAGAGCCCTGGACTGGTCAGGGTGAGTGTGGAGGTGGGTGCGCCTGGGTAGAACCATCCTTCCCGGGTCCCCTGCGCATTCCTCTCatgcccctgccccctccccagcctccgaCACATGAAAGGGCCATGGCAGCCCTAAGAGGCTTAGAGAGCTGCCAAAGGACAGGCAGGGCGGGAGGCTGGCGCCTCGTGGGATGGCTCAGGTCTCAgacctagcctcccaccccacctGCTGGGGTCCTGGGGAGTTTCCAAAGCCTCTCCCACCATGCTCCTGACATCTGTGTGACCCTGCCGTGATTTGTCCCAGGTCACCAGAGCCTCCTCTGGTGGGAAGATAATGGCTGGAAACCTTCAGTAGGAAATCAGACCTGGAGAGGGCCTTGGCCAGACTCCTGTCCTCCCCACCCAGCTCCTTCTACCTGGATACCCCTTCCCTCATCTCCTGGGTCCTCATCTCCTGTCCCCTCCAGATCAGGCTGGCTGGAGCCAAAGCTGGGGGGCAGGGCTGTCTCCCCTCCCTGTTGGAGCTATTTTCCAAGCGTTGGGGAAAGCAATCCTCCACAACCCACCCCTCCACCGCAAGGCGTGTAACCCAGGCTGCACACACCTCCCAAAGCAGCCCCAGTTCACTACAACTCATCTGTTTGGAAACCTTGCATCCTCCGCTGTTTCCTGGCTCCTCTGGGAGAAGCTGTTAAGGAGCCAGCCTGGCCAGGTTGGGGTGGGGACGGATGGCTTCCCAAGGACAGGGAGGGAGGCTTGGGCCTTTGGCAACTTCTACCTCGAGTCCTGGTTTCATTGGCCCCATTATCCCCCAAGCCCTTCCACGGGCCACCCATCTAGGGGCCCGTGACCCCATCTCCAGGACAGTCAACCCACTCTAGCACCCCCATTCTGCCTCCCTTCCCTGTGCCCCCAGAATGCCCAGGTCTCACCTGGTAGACCTGGTGCTGCTGAGAAGCCTCTGTCTGTGGAGGCGCTGGTGTCCCACAGAGGAGGGGTGAAAGCAGCATCAGCACCCTCTGCCCAACCCCTGCTGGGCCTGGAAGGGCCACCCCTTTCCCTGGCACACTCAGGGCCAGGAAATCTGCTCTCTGATGGCTCTGCCCACACCCTAGGACTCTGGGTCCTCATCTCCTGTCCCCTCCAGATCAGGCTGGCTGGAGCCAAAGCTGGGGGGCAGGGCTCTGGCATTGCTGGGCCTCTGCCGAGAGTCTGTCGGTGCTGAGGCCTGCTTGGCAACAGTGGGGAAAGCAGCAGCTCCCTGGGACATGATGAGCGATAAGGGACAGAAACACAACTGAAGGCCATTCCATGCCATCGGGCAGAGGGCTCAGGCTCCAGGAGTGGGGAGGTGATGCAGGAAGCCAGGCACATGCTCCCTTTTCCCACCAACACCCTCTCCTGACCAAGGACAATTTTGGAGAAAACTCAACCAAGAACTGGAGATCTGGGCTCTGTGTGGGCCAGGGTCAGGGTTCAGTCTATGTCTAAGATCAGGGCTCAGAGAATGGCCAGGATCAGGGCTAAGTCTGTGACAAGTGTCAGGACTCAGTGTGGGGTCAGGGATAGGCAAGTCTGGAATTTGAATGCGTGCCAGGCTAGACCTAGGCTCTCTCTCACACTGTTCTTCCCCTGCCCTAGCCTCTCATCAGAGGGCATCCAAAGACCTGAAATAACCCGTCCTGATACCTGAAATAAATTGGATGGGAACTCTGGCCTCACATCGATAAATGTTTCAACAATAATACTTTGAAAACAGCTGCAGTGTGCAGGACAGGATGGGGGTTGGGCCCTGAGGGTTGGGTGATATTCCTCCTGTCATGAGCCAGCTTCAGCCCCCTGGGCCAGGACCTCCCTGGCCCTCCAGTCCATGACAGCATTCCCCTTCTCCTCTGAGCTCCAGAGCCTTGCCAGGCCTGCAGTCCAGCTGCAGTTACACCCTGCTGTGCCATGGTAGAGTCCTGCCcctctccacacccctccatGCGCCTCCCTGCACAGCTGAGCACAGAGGGGACCCTTCTCCCACTGACCGTTCAGGGCCTGGCTTCCCAGCTGCTCCATTCCACTTGGCTCCCTGGGGCAGGAGAAGGGGGCTGCACTGAGGGTCATCCTGTATCCCTCCTCCAGGGCCAGAGGAGGGGCTGTGTGGAACCCCAAAGGGTCCTGGAGAGTGGGGTGGCAGCGGGCAAGGTGGGGCCTCAAGGGGAGGAGCAGGACAGAAGCAGGTCACTCGGGGGCTGAACCAGGAAGACATTTGCCTAGACAAACGGGCCATGGGGCCAGCGGATGATGCACTTTGCCTGTGTACCTTCCAGGGCAGGCTTCCCTAGCTGCAGGGATGGGGAGCCAAGCTGGCCTGCTCTTTCCTGCCTCGCAGCCCAAGCTCCGGTGGAGGTGGGGCGGCATGCCATCTTACTCTCCTGTGTGGCCCTTGGCAAGTGCCTGCCAGATCCAGACCTTAATCTCCTATCTGTTACCttactcatcagagagaagtgcTCTGAAGGTCTGGGGGCCCAGGCCCCTTGATCAGGACAGAACTTGAGGCTCACAGGAAGAACAGGGAGAAAAGGGTTGGGGAACCTGGGACCTTGCACCTCGTCTGCAAATTCTGAATTCTCCATGTGGCATTCAAGGCCTCGGTGCTTCAGCTGCAGCCTGCCTTGCTGACCTCAGTCCCGGGGCTGGGTGGACCAGGAAGTGCTCACAGTCCcatctctcccccatccctctgGTCACATGCCAGAGCCCTCCAGTTCCCTCCCTAACCCAGGGACCCAGCCAAGGCTCTCTGAGGGCCTGGGAAGGGTCTTGGGTTTACAGCCCTGCTCACTGCCTCATCACCCAGATATCCAGAATGGATGTCACACACATCTTCCAAGCAGGTTGAAAGGGTCAGAATTGTTCTGTGAGCTGCTGTGGGGGGCAAGGATGAGTGGATGTCCCTGCTGAACTAGGCAGACTACCTGCCTCCCTGCCCAGCCTTAGTCTCACTGGCTGCCTGTCCCTTCTCCCTAGGAATAATGGTGTCCCAGGCAGGAAACCCGGCCCCAAAACCAAGACTTTCCCTTTATCTCCAAAGGCACTTCTTCCTGGTCAGGGGCCTGACACCCAATGTCACTCACTCCTCCTGAGCTCTCAGGCCAGGCTGGTATCTGTCCTGCTAGAGCCTCTGCCTGGATCCTCTATGCATGGTGTTGAAAGATCATTTTTTTTAGAAAGGAAGATCTTGATTCTCGTATAGATAAAAATTGAACATATGTAAAAGATTGTATTTAACTCATTATTAACGAGGGAACCTGGAGATGTTACAACCAGTTCAAAGGAGAAGTCAAAGAAGCATATATTTATACGGAGTCAAGGAATGTTGAAATAAATTTACAAACGGATGTATAAAGCTGGCTTTTTTACTTGGGGGAGGGAGTCAATTTAACCTCCACTGGACCATTTACTTGCATGATTATAGAGATGAATGATTTTGCATTGCGATCTGTCATCTGCAAGGTACAGAGTTGTAAAACAGCTAGAAGGCAATGAAGGGCTAGAATCATTAGTCAGAAGGGTGTGCTCTAATCAAAACAATGCAGTTTTCCATTGGAGACATccaataatgtttttttcttattccaaATTTTCTTACAGTGGTCTGTCTCTCTGAGCTGTGGGGCAGAGGAAGAGGGACTTAAGAAGTATTGGAGATGTCAGGGCAGGCTTCCTCGAGGAAGAGAAGacaagggaggagaggagagggactAGCAGAGATCACTAGTTGTCCCCAAGTAATCCTcttgtttattaaaataattaattgggAGTGTGACTGAGGTGGCTATAGTACTCTgagttctttcttttattataaaaaaaattggaaacagggtctcgctctgttgcccaggctggtcttgaactcctggcctcaagtgatcctcctgcctcagctttccaaaatgctaggattacgggtgtgagccaccatgcctggccataccCTAGGTTCTTTTGTAAGCAAACTGAAACCCCACTCATCATGAACAGCCATATCCTAGGaaacaaaattttacaaaatcaGAAACTGCCAATTAACCTCTATCTAGGGACTTCACCAATCAGAAACCACCAAGTAACCTCTAACTAGAGACTTCACCAACCAGAAACTACCAACTAACCTCTCACTAGGGACTTCACCAATCAGAAAACACCAACTGTCCTCGAGGGATTTTACCAATCAGAAACCACCAACTAACCTCTAACTAGGGACTTTACCAATCAGAAATCACCCGCTAATCACTAACTAGGAACTTCACCAATCAGAAACCACCAACTGACTTCTAAGGACATTAAGGCCACTGCTCCACTTTAACCaatcaaatgttttctttgcCTTGCTTTTGTGTGCACCTTATACAAGCTTTCCCCTTGAGCTCCAAACCACTCGCTGTCTGGCACTGCCTGATTCTTGAAGCACTGTCCGCTCAAACTCCTAAAATTCTAAGTGCTtagatttatctttctttctttctttttcttttttttttttttttttttttttgagacggaatttcgctcttgtcccccaggctggagtgcaatggcacaatcttggctcactgcaacctccgcctcccggattcaagcgattctcctgtctcagcctcccaagtaggtgagattacatgcatgtgccaccacacccagctaatttttatattttcagtagaggcggggtttctccatgttggccaggctggtctcaaactcctgacctcaaagcgatctgcctgcctcggcctcccaaagtgctgggattataggcatgagccaccgcgcctggccaggtttATCTTTTAACACATCCTAAATTAGTAACAGTGTTCCTGCTTTTTAACTGCACACATGGCGCTCCAGAATAAAGACTATATTCCCCAGCCTCCCTTGTAGGTGGGTGTGCCTGTGTGATGCAGTTCTGGCCAATAGGATAAAGTGTCATGAGGCTGTAAGTGCACTAGACATCCTTGTTAAGTCACCTTACCCATTGTGAACTGCCACCTTCAGACTTGTGTTggtgtgagagagaaataaacttctctCTCATTTGAGCCACTATTATTTGGGGCTTTCTGTTCTTCCCTGTCCTCGCCTGATTTATACATCCATGCAGGGCAGAAGTCATGCCTGACGCACATCCCTGCCCCACCTTGGCAGCACCCAACTCAGCCGACACAAGTAGGACTCAGTCAGTGGAGGCGGAGGGCAGTCAGTGGGCAGGCATTCCCTTCCAGTCAGCCTACCCTTCCAAGCCTTTTTGgcctttcataattttctttttacccTTCTCCGTGTCTGGAGTGAACACCCTTCACTCTAGATGAGGGGACCCCTCATTCTTCCCAGGCTCATTCCTACCTCCATGCTTTTGCTTCTGACTCAAGGAGCAGACAGTATGAATAGACTTAACcaaggaaaaaaatgggaaaactgTGCAATTTTTACCTTTAATAAAAACTGGCtacaaaaaaccccccaaaatctGTTTGAAGGCATCAAAGAATTAACACAATAGTGAAGAATTTCTAGACTAAGACACAGGAAGAGACAGCAATCCAGAGAGGTAACTCAGCACTCGGAGCTACTTTTCACATGCGGATGTTTCCCACCTCTAAAAAGGTGGCTGAGAAGCTGGGCAGTACACGTTGAACAGCCTCTAGGTGCAATGGGGACAAAAGTTCGAGTCCAGGGACTGCCAAAGCCTGGGGCAGGGTATTGTGTGTAGCTCTCATAAACCCACAGACCATAAGGTGGGGACAATGAAAGGCTGTACCTTGAGAGTTAGGGTATTCTGAAAGTAAACTAAACCTCACAGAGACTGCAGTCCAGCTTTAAGTCTCAATTCCCccaattttttatgtttattttattattattatttttgagacagtctcactctattgcccaggctggagtgtagtgacacaatctcagctcactgcaaccttcacctcccaagttcaagtgattctcctgcc
This window encodes:
- the LOC129013600 gene encoding taste receptor cell protein 1-like; its protein translation is MLGNLSLSENSLTSDGADLITLARETISIRFTAMRPFLPQLLIPGSVSFVLLERQILQQVTPVVSGFYKASPQERPLLLFSNADQWVGVYIEYKFQTPITTHLQGLANHLAQNVTDPILQKSSIVANGEKAELVLYEVWLQILGQPYTKALEDKTSLEF